In Chlorogloeopsis sp. ULAP01, the following are encoded in one genomic region:
- the leuC gene encoding 3-isopropylmalate dehydratase large subunit yields the protein MSKGTLFDKVWDLHTVGTLPSGQTQLLIGLHLIHEVTSPQAFAMLRERGLKVLFPERTIATVDHIVPTTNQARPFVDILAEEMMQALERNCQENGITFYNIGSGSQGIVHVIAPEQGLTQPGMTIACGDSHTSTHGAFGAIAFGIGTSQVRDVLASQTLALSKLKVRKIEVNGTLKPGVYAKDVILHIIRTLGVKGGVGYAYEYAGTTFEQMNMEERMTVCNMSIEGGARCGYINPDHVTYEYLKGRDFAPKGKDWEQAVAWWESIKSDADAEYDDVVVFDAADIPPTVTWGITPGQGIGINQSIPVPEQLPPDDRQIAEEAYSYMDLAPGKPICGTKVDVCFIGSCTNGRISDLREAAKVAKGRHVAQGVKAFVVPGSERVKQQAQAEGLDKIFTAAGFEWREPGCSMCLAMNPDKLEGRQLSASSSNRNFKGRQGSASGRTLLMSPAMVAAAAVKGEVIDVRELL from the coding sequence ATGAGCAAAGGTACACTTTTTGATAAAGTTTGGGACTTACATACAGTTGGTACACTTCCTTCGGGACAGACGCAACTATTGATTGGGCTACACCTGATTCATGAAGTTACCAGTCCCCAAGCCTTTGCTATGTTACGGGAACGAGGCTTAAAAGTACTTTTTCCAGAGCGGACGATCGCCACAGTAGATCATATTGTGCCGACAACCAATCAAGCACGTCCGTTTGTTGATATTCTGGCAGAGGAAATGATGCAAGCGCTAGAGCGCAACTGTCAAGAAAACGGTATTACTTTCTACAATATTGGCTCTGGCAGTCAGGGAATTGTCCATGTGATTGCACCAGAGCAAGGACTTACCCAACCGGGAATGACGATCGCCTGTGGTGATAGTCATACTTCAACTCATGGAGCATTTGGAGCGATCGCCTTTGGTATCGGTACCAGTCAAGTCAGGGATGTTCTTGCTTCCCAAACCCTTGCCCTCTCTAAACTCAAAGTTCGCAAAATTGAAGTCAACGGCACTCTCAAACCTGGTGTCTATGCCAAAGACGTGATCCTGCATATCATCCGTACTCTTGGCGTCAAAGGTGGTGTGGGATACGCCTACGAATATGCAGGCACTACCTTTGAGCAAATGAATATGGAAGAGCGGATGACTGTCTGCAATATGTCCATTGAAGGCGGTGCTCGTTGCGGTTATATCAACCCCGATCACGTTACCTACGAATACCTCAAAGGTAGAGACTTTGCCCCCAAAGGTAAAGATTGGGAGCAAGCAGTTGCTTGGTGGGAGTCCATCAAAAGTGATGCCGATGCCGAGTACGATGATGTGGTAGTTTTCGACGCTGCCGACATTCCTCCTACCGTCACTTGGGGCATCACCCCCGGACAAGGCATTGGTATTAACCAGTCTATACCTGTTCCCGAACAACTACCTCCAGACGATCGCCAAATTGCTGAAGAAGCTTACAGCTATATGGATCTTGCTCCTGGTAAGCCAATTTGTGGCACTAAAGTCGATGTCTGCTTCATTGGCAGTTGTACCAACGGACGAATTAGCGATTTGCGCGAAGCTGCCAAAGTTGCCAAAGGACGTCATGTTGCCCAAGGAGTAAAAGCCTTCGTAGTTCCTGGCTCCGAACGAGTGAAACAGCAAGCACAAGCCGAAGGATTAGACAAAATCTTTACCGCCGCAGGATTTGAGTGGCGTGAACCGGGATGCTCAATGTGTCTTGCCATGAACCCCGACAAATTAGAGGGACGTCAACTAAGTGCTTCTTCCTCTAATCGTAATTTTAAAGGTAGACAAGGTTCAGCCTCCGGCCGCACTTTACTGATGAGTCCGGCAATGGTTGCGGCAGCAGCAGTTAAAGGTGAAGTAATTGATGTGCGTGAGTTGTTGTAA
- a CDS encoding 2OG-Fe dioxygenase family protein, which produces MQKVLGSTELEYAFLFTLRKVNSINPEGFKPFFDNLPVDPYIQGKYRYRRLSRFIVSGDSVIKLPHGYLFQSKDYNPLVGDIKREFAELDNVLIEQDIFRNMILAFSDSCKLHPEAEIGVHQIRTTCSPDNFGNPAPEGIHRDGTDFIGIFSVDRHNIQGGETHLYTTKKEKPVFSKILNPGELLLINDHEFFHFTTPVKPIAEGVGTRDVFVLTSPSLLSD; this is translated from the coding sequence ATGCAAAAAGTTCTGGGATCAACAGAATTAGAATATGCTTTTCTTTTTACTTTAAGAAAGGTAAATTCTATCAATCCAGAAGGTTTCAAACCATTTTTTGACAATCTACCTGTCGATCCTTACATTCAAGGTAAATATCGCTATAGAAGATTATCGCGTTTTATAGTTTCCGGAGATAGTGTAATTAAATTGCCTCATGGATATCTCTTTCAAAGTAAAGACTATAATCCTTTGGTGGGTGATATCAAAAGAGAGTTTGCAGAATTAGATAATGTGCTTATAGAACAGGATATATTTAGAAACATGATCCTAGCATTTAGTGATTCTTGTAAACTACATCCAGAGGCAGAAATAGGAGTACATCAAATTAGAACTACTTGCTCGCCGGATAATTTTGGTAATCCAGCACCTGAAGGTATTCATAGAGACGGCACTGATTTTATCGGTATCTTCTCTGTTGATAGACACAACATTCAAGGTGGAGAAACACATTTATACACTACTAAAAAAGAGAAGCCTGTATTTAGCAAAATTTTGAATCCAGGTGAACTTCTTCTCATCAACGACCATGAATTTTTCCACTTTACCACTCCTGTTAAACCAATTGCTGAAGGTGTAGGTACAAGAGATGTTTTTGTACTAACTTCACCAAGCTTGCTTTCAGATTAA
- a CDS encoding DUF711 family protein, whose protein sequence is MKIRTITTGILLQSPQEIDKIKQAVEFNQQAKYLFEKSGYEVQTTRIATNSWEEYLQNLSTNEIISKIQSLENICQELNISFFNIGYANQLQTIAIIPDINKNTSVIYASSKIGDSKTGINFENVWESAKAIKRISQESENGYGNFRFCAWANCKSGTPFFPTAYHKGDTSFAIGIECSDLVMKAFSQAQNKPEIAEKNLQLLLAEELKQIEYIAEKISKKFALKYKGIDTSLTSPLDKKESIAFAYEKLMDGKFGHQGTLFISSMLTRVLKNVPVKICGYSGLMLPVCEDVGLAVRANEQTFDITNLLLYSAVCGCGLDTVPIPGDITIEKIAAILIDMATLAIKLDKPLSARLFPIPGKKAGEMTIFNSPYLVDCKIFAVN, encoded by the coding sequence ATGAAAATCAGAACTATTACTACGGGTATACTACTACAATCTCCTCAAGAAATAGACAAAATTAAACAAGCTGTTGAATTTAATCAGCAAGCAAAATATTTGTTTGAAAAATCTGGCTATGAAGTTCAAACAACGAGGATAGCTACAAATTCTTGGGAAGAATATCTACAAAACTTATCTACAAACGAAATTATTAGTAAAATTCAAAGTCTAGAAAATATTTGCCAAGAATTAAATATCAGTTTTTTCAATATTGGTTATGCTAATCAACTTCAAACAATTGCAATCATTCCAGATATAAACAAAAATACATCAGTTATTTACGCTTCCAGTAAAATTGGAGACAGCAAAACAGGTATCAACTTTGAAAATGTGTGGGAATCAGCAAAAGCGATTAAACGTATATCCCAAGAAAGCGAAAATGGTTATGGCAACTTTCGTTTTTGTGCTTGGGCAAACTGTAAATCTGGCACACCATTTTTCCCTACTGCTTACCATAAGGGTGATACATCTTTTGCTATTGGCATAGAATGTAGTGACTTAGTGATGAAAGCTTTCTCACAAGCTCAAAACAAACCTGAAATTGCAGAGAAAAACCTCCAATTACTTTTAGCAGAAGAATTAAAGCAAATAGAATATATTGCTGAGAAAATATCTAAAAAGTTTGCTCTTAAATACAAAGGTATTGATACATCTCTGACATCACCATTAGATAAAAAGGAAAGTATTGCTTTCGCTTATGAAAAACTTATGGACGGCAAGTTTGGACATCAAGGGACACTTTTCATTTCTAGTATGTTAACTCGTGTTTTGAAAAATGTACCAGTCAAAATTTGTGGTTACTCTGGTTTAATGCTTCCTGTTTGTGAAGATGTGGGTTTAGCAGTCAGAGCTAACGAGCAAACCTTCGATATTACTAATTTATTATTGTATTCCGCAGTCTGTGGTTGTGGACTTGATACAGTACCGATTCCAGGTGATATTACAATCGAAAAAATTGCAGCCATATTAATTGATATGGCAACTTTAGCCATTAAGCTAGATAAACCTTTGTCAGCAAGATTATTTCCAATTCCTGGTAAAAAAGCTGGGGAAATGACAATATTCAATTCCCCATATCTTGTAGACTGCAAAATATTTGCTGTTAATTGA
- the sfsA gene encoding DNA/RNA nuclease SfsA codes for MTTEYLYRYPPLYSGILLRRYKRFFADVQLASGEIVTAHCPNTGPMTGVCIPGNTVQLSKSDSPNRKLAYTWEMIQVYDNEPTWVGVNTALPNRIIKLALEKYLFPELGEYSQIRGEVVYGQDKKSRVDFFLSSTPPEIQNLNQLQLDSENNKLLEEPAVEDINSVIIDKNRPIYLEIKNTTWVEGKLALFPDTETTRGQKHLRELIALLPQCRAVMLYFINRGDCDEFTPGDRADPVYGKLLREAFALGLEVLPCRFEVSPIGIRYLGLAKLKI; via the coding sequence ATGACTACTGAATATCTTTACCGCTACCCACCCTTATATTCTGGTATCCTATTAAGACGCTACAAACGCTTTTTTGCTGATGTTCAACTTGCTTCTGGAGAGATTGTAACAGCACACTGCCCGAATACTGGCCCTATGACAGGAGTTTGCATTCCTGGTAATACAGTGCAGCTTTCTAAAAGTGACAGCCCAAACCGTAAATTAGCCTACACTTGGGAAATGATTCAAGTGTATGATAACGAACCGACTTGGGTTGGTGTCAATACTGCTTTACCTAATCGAATTATTAAGTTAGCTTTAGAAAAGTATCTTTTCCCAGAATTGGGTGAGTATAGTCAAATTCGTGGTGAAGTTGTTTACGGACAAGATAAAAAAAGTCGAGTAGATTTTTTTCTCTCTTCAACTCCACCAGAAATTCAAAACTTAAATCAGCTGCAACTGGACTCAGAAAATAATAAGTTGCTTGAAGAACCAGCAGTAGAAGATATTAATTCGGTAATAATTGATAAAAATCGGCCGATTTATTTAGAAATTAAAAACACTACTTGGGTAGAAGGCAAATTAGCGCTCTTTCCCGACACGGAAACAACACGGGGACAAAAACACCTGCGAGAATTGATTGCACTGTTACCTCAATGTCGTGCAGTGATGCTTTACTTTATCAACCGGGGCGATTGCGATGAGTTTACTCCAGGCGATCGCGCCGATCCTGTATATGGTAAGTTACTGCGAGAAGCTTTTGCTCTGGGTTTAGAAGTTTTACCCTGTCGTTTTGAAGTTTCACCGATTGGTATTCGCTACTTAGGTTTGGCAAAACTCAAAATTTAA
- a CDS encoding tetratricopeptide repeat protein, translated as MNDDFYNRGLEKARQKDWAGAIEEFNSAIGLNPYFAEAYLQRGLAYYDLGDILQAVSDYTEALKRNPKSIEAYYCRALARVGLKNFPGALTDVNQAIFLNSNYASAYNLRAIIHRKQGYIQDAIANFKKAAELYLQQKDKENCRLCLEKIKELQPKEKPVLVRQVSSQASSIQSPQAYLTQLLEKAEKGDIRQALEDLNWALQVDPQDAQAYCCRGVVRCKQENYREAIADFNQALLLNFQDSIVYRNRGRARFHLGDYQGAIADFNRALQIQPQDALLYIARGNTYRAMGHYLAAIQDYTQVLQINPDDAQAYYNRGIAYAHLEEMQDAIADYQRAASIFCEKEDWGNYQQVLDSLKKIQSPSSELKQARHNILRQRLLRLVGGYWEIAQRLIEQAKRYYPGMSEEWYMEKVIDDLESDRGR; from the coding sequence ATGAATGATGATTTTTACAATCGGGGATTAGAAAAAGCTAGACAAAAAGACTGGGCTGGGGCGATTGAGGAATTTAACAGTGCTATAGGGCTAAATCCTTACTTTGCTGAAGCTTACTTGCAAAGAGGTTTGGCATACTATGATTTAGGAGATATTCTCCAAGCTGTTTCTGATTACACGGAAGCTCTAAAGCGAAATCCCAAAAGTATAGAGGCTTATTATTGTCGCGCTTTAGCACGAGTAGGGCTAAAAAATTTCCCAGGAGCGCTGACAGACGTAAATCAAGCTATTTTTTTGAACTCTAATTATGCTTCAGCTTATAATTTACGGGCAATAATACACCGCAAACAGGGGTATATCCAAGATGCGATCGCTAACTTTAAAAAAGCTGCAGAATTATATCTACAGCAAAAAGATAAAGAAAACTGCCGCCTTTGTTTGGAAAAAATTAAGGAACTACAACCAAAAGAAAAACCTGTTCTGGTACGGCAGGTAAGTTCTCAAGCTTCATCAATTCAATCACCACAGGCATATTTAACCCAATTGTTGGAGAAGGCAGAAAAGGGAGATATTCGCCAAGCATTAGAAGATTTAAACTGGGCGTTGCAAGTCGATCCCCAGGATGCCCAAGCTTATTGCTGTCGCGGAGTTGTGCGTTGCAAACAAGAAAATTATCGGGAGGCGATCGCTGACTTTAACCAAGCACTGCTATTGAATTTCCAAGATTCAATCGTTTACCGCAATCGAGGTAGAGCGCGTTTTCATTTAGGAGATTATCAAGGGGCGATCGCTGATTTTAACCGAGCACTCCAAATTCAACCACAGGATGCGCTGCTTTATATTGCCAGAGGAAATACCTATCGAGCAATGGGCCATTATTTGGCAGCCATTCAAGATTATACCCAAGTACTGCAAATTAATCCCGATGATGCCCAAGCTTACTACAATCGCGGTATTGCCTACGCTCACTTAGAAGAAATGCAAGATGCTATTGCAGATTATCAGCGAGCAGCAAGTATTTTTTGTGAAAAAGAAGATTGGGGAAATTACCAACAAGTGCTAGATAGTCTGAAAAAAATTCAGTCTCCTAGCTCTGAACTTAAACAGGCAAGGCATAACATACTGCGACAGCGCCTGTTGAGGTTGGTGGGAGGATATTGGGAAATTGCCCAACGACTGATTGAGCAGGCAAAAAGATACTATCCCGGTATGTCTGAAGAATGGTATATGGAAAAAGTGATTGATGATTTAGAAAGCGATCGGGGTAGGTGA
- a CDS encoding serine hydrolase domain-containing protein, protein MSLITKVDELFIQWDKPDSPGCALAVIQNGETIYQRGYGMANLEYKIPISFNSVFDIASNSKQFTAICIVLLARQNFINLDDELQKYIPEIPQYSQPITIRHLLEHTSGLRDYLALMFFAGVMFENKYSNEEIIALISRQQNLNFEPGTEQLYCNSGYILLAEIVRRVSGKSLRVFAQEYIFAPLGMQNTHFHDNFKEIVENRANGYAPKDGGGFQLDMSFHDFCGDGQLYTTIEDLLLWDRNFYHNILGGYGQDLIEEVTTLRKLNNGKVISGSFGLQIGNRGGLKTVSHGGSWTGYRSDFVRFPDCQFSVICLANLSTINPTKLAFQVADIYLENDYIEDIVKPISCSISSIILPVDELQLKTGFYYNPTTGSIWKLEIKDGKLMAKLAWMYFQIVPIDTNHFQSVDNEIDYDIEFFEDFTRMIVKVDIGNEIKISTLEKMLDSPKDLLTDYLGTYYSAELESDFKITLANNKLYFKSKGYSPSHLRVAGQDLFLIYLICTDIYADKFEFVRDQEGRVVGLYRCSDRIRRLYFSKQ, encoded by the coding sequence ATGTCACTCATTACTAAAGTCGATGAATTATTCATCCAGTGGGATAAACCTGATTCTCCCGGATGTGCTCTTGCTGTTATTCAGAATGGGGAGACAATTTATCAGCGCGGTTATGGTATGGCTAACTTGGAATATAAAATTCCTATTTCCTTTAATTCTGTCTTTGATATCGCTTCTAACTCCAAGCAATTTACAGCAATATGTATCGTTTTACTAGCCAGACAAAATTTTATTAATTTAGATGACGAATTGCAAAAATATATTCCAGAAATTCCTCAATATAGTCAGCCTATTACTATTCGTCATTTACTCGAACACACCAGTGGTTTGCGCGACTATTTGGCTTTGATGTTCTTTGCTGGAGTGATGTTTGAAAATAAGTATTCAAACGAAGAAATTATTGCCTTAATTTCTCGACAACAAAACTTAAATTTTGAACCTGGAACTGAGCAATTATATTGCAATTCTGGCTACATTTTACTAGCAGAAATTGTGAGACGCGTCTCTGGCAAATCTTTACGTGTATTTGCTCAAGAATATATTTTTGCTCCGCTAGGAATGCAAAATACCCATTTTCACGATAACTTCAAGGAAATCGTGGAAAATAGAGCCAATGGATACGCTCCAAAAGATGGAGGTGGTTTCCAGCTCGATATGTCTTTTCACGATTTCTGTGGAGATGGGCAGCTTTACACGACGATTGAAGATTTACTACTTTGGGATCGAAACTTCTACCACAATATCTTAGGTGGCTATGGACAAGATTTAATTGAAGAGGTCACTACTTTGCGCAAACTCAATAATGGCAAAGTTATATCAGGTTCATTTGGGTTGCAGATTGGCAATCGCGGCGGCTTGAAAACAGTTAGTCATGGAGGCTCTTGGACAGGTTATCGGAGTGACTTTGTTCGATTTCCTGATTGCCAATTTTCTGTTATCTGTCTGGCTAATTTAAGTACGATTAATCCAACGAAATTAGCTTTTCAAGTTGCTGATATATATTTAGAAAATGATTATATTGAAGATATCGTTAAACCTATTTCGTGTTCTATTAGCTCTATTATTTTACCCGTAGATGAACTACAACTAAAAACTGGATTTTATTATAATCCCACGACTGGAAGCATATGGAAGTTAGAGATAAAAGATGGAAAATTAATGGCTAAATTAGCATGGATGTATTTTCAAATTGTTCCAATTGACACCAACCATTTTCAATCTGTTGATAATGAGATTGACTATGACATTGAGTTTTTTGAAGATTTTACTCGAATGATAGTCAAAGTAGATATTGGCAATGAAATTAAAATCTCCACTCTTGAAAAAATGCTAGATTCTCCAAAAGATTTATTGACAGATTATCTTGGTACTTATTATTCTGCTGAATTAGAGTCTGACTTTAAAATAACTTTAGCAAATAATAAATTATATTTTAAGAGCAAAGGCTATTCACCATCTCATCTCAGAGTTGCTGGGCAAGACCTCTTTCTTATATATCTTATATGTACAGATATATATGCAGATAAGTTTGAATTTGTGCGAGATCAAGAAGGTCGAGTTGTCGGTTTATATCGTTGTAGTGACAGGATACGAAGACTCTACTTTAGCAAACAATAA
- a CDS encoding TetR/AcrR family transcriptional regulator, producing the protein MVRSSKRAAKSVRPVRDAQMTQRQILDAAEHEFSRHGLNGARMSAIANRAKVTTATLHYYFESKESLYKAVLQRPVDEVQTLLGQLNFDALSPEEALKQIIRIAITNEAQNPQRQMLWFQEASQNQGAYFKECNVLSLHEHLLKILERGIAGGCFRPLQPFLALTHILSVCLFYFTVHENWKHLTPNIDRLSQEMIEEHTQEAIAFILAGVRRSHP; encoded by the coding sequence GTGGTTCGATCCAGTAAAAGAGCTGCGAAATCTGTCCGCCCAGTTCGAGATGCCCAGATGACACAACGGCAAATTTTGGATGCGGCAGAACATGAATTTTCACGGCATGGCTTAAACGGTGCGCGGATGAGCGCGATCGCTAATCGTGCCAAGGTGACAACAGCAACACTTCATTACTATTTTGAGAGTAAGGAGAGCTTGTATAAAGCAGTCTTGCAACGTCCGGTTGATGAAGTTCAAACTCTGCTTGGGCAATTGAACTTTGATGCTTTATCCCCCGAAGAAGCCCTTAAACAGATTATCCGGATTGCGATTACCAATGAAGCTCAAAATCCCCAACGTCAAATGCTGTGGTTTCAGGAAGCAAGTCAAAATCAAGGAGCCTATTTCAAGGAATGCAATGTTCTGAGTCTCCATGAACATCTACTCAAAATTTTAGAGCGAGGCATCGCAGGAGGGTGTTTTCGCCCCCTCCAACCTTTTTTGGCACTTACCCATATCTTGAGTGTTTGTCTGTTTTATTTCACAGTGCATGAAAACTGGAAACATCTAACGCCAAATATTGATCGGCTTAGTCAAGAAATGATTGAGGAACATACCCAAGAAGCGATCGCTTTTATTTTGGCAGGTGTGAGGCGATCGCATCCATAA
- a CDS encoding Rieske 2Fe-2S domain-containing protein: MKQLQGAPWLLAHRSMLKPNQPMKISLLGYDYVLWQDSHGKISALPNACPHMGAMLSQGWCVTKSDGSSAIACPFHALEFDHLGCTFLPGSNKLTKSLIQPLKLIIQGDFIWSYGGYKPQIPIPTLMNEIAAEYDFIGVTGERTISTDILSLLLNMHDYNHQNGTHRELFEIEQVVVKRFVDEGLHSHAYLSQPRKQPKFRDILKNPGLLAMPKVLEAHLENFFPFMGLLHADNKLLSLKECHFYLPEADRQSRVFVLMYMKAYSPIAHLLKSNLLKLIDVVVDQDAKILGKIYTDTIQQIKLNNEVGMDWVRRNFKSFPAVTEPNLSR, from the coding sequence ATGAAGCAACTACAAGGCGCACCGTGGCTTTTGGCGCATCGTTCCATGCTAAAGCCCAATCAGCCAATGAAGATTTCTCTATTGGGTTATGATTACGTACTTTGGCAAGACAGTCATGGCAAAATTAGCGCCTTGCCTAATGCTTGTCCTCACATGGGTGCAATGCTATCACAGGGGTGGTGTGTAACTAAATCGGATGGCAGTAGCGCGATCGCTTGCCCCTTTCATGCGTTGGAATTTGACCATTTAGGCTGTACATTTTTACCAGGTTCCAACAAACTAACCAAATCGCTTATCCAACCTTTGAAGTTAATTATCCAAGGAGATTTTATCTGGTCTTATGGCGGATATAAACCGCAGATCCCAATTCCAACACTCATGAATGAGATTGCGGCAGAGTACGATTTTATCGGAGTCACGGGAGAACGTACTATTTCAACCGATATTCTGAGCTTGCTGCTGAATATGCATGACTACAATCACCAAAATGGAACTCATCGAGAATTATTTGAGATTGAACAAGTGGTAGTGAAGCGGTTTGTTGATGAGGGGTTACATTCTCACGCTTACTTATCGCAACCTAGAAAACAACCGAAATTTCGCGACATTCTAAAAAACCCCGGTTTACTTGCGATGCCGAAGGTGCTGGAGGCACATCTAGAAAACTTTTTCCCATTCATGGGATTGCTGCACGCCGACAATAAGTTGTTGAGCTTGAAGGAATGCCACTTCTATCTTCCAGAAGCAGATCGTCAATCTCGTGTGTTTGTGTTGATGTATATGAAAGCGTATTCTCCGATTGCACACTTGCTAAAAAGTAATCTGTTGAAGTTGATTGATGTAGTTGTAGATCAAGACGCAAAGATTTTAGGTAAGATTTATACCGATACAATACAACAAATCAAGTTGAATAATGAAGTAGGAATGGATTGGGTGCGGCGCAATTTTAAAAGTTTTCCAGCAGTTACCGAACCGAATCTATCTCGGTAG
- a CDS encoding alpha/beta hydrolase — MTNIKSQMDRYRRQVYWLRGILCCLTIACGGSVGMPPTLAAETVTIVLGPFQQSVAIADLEKFAKTGKLPDNLQLFSSILTPQIRELLTRRLQVDPAFADKLFDELNRNPAGKKFVSSLTAAIPGSSIESLQAAMNIALRQANGLSPLGFLRAYPGDNITVDASQVVSLAVEFNPNYWQSQVFGALLARESSIANSNLFQKKLDPAVIGKETVQQQTFILQDRQRNRSIPVDIYWGSSKAQDPLVVISPGFGASRRFFSYLARHLASHGLTVAALEHPDSNVAAVARANNKASLAKLLPASEFVNRPKDISFLLNELAILNNQTGSLQGKLNTEKVTVIGHSLGGYTALALVGGEIDLPQLRQFCQNSLTIGEAPGDWLQCAAASLPGKKLQLKDERVNSAIALNPLVGNLFGKNGLTQVNKPVLILTGTEDALTPALKHQIAPFSKLQGEKYLLSAIGGTHLSISDPKYLGINANTIVKERRGEETKALRQLLQGVSLAFVKQLTPEAKTYQQFLTSAYAQSLSTSQLPLSLVSELPANLKSWLKLVESN; from the coding sequence ATGACTAATATAAAATCTCAAATGGATAGATATCGGCGTCAGGTATATTGGCTGCGAGGAATATTGTGCTGTCTTACCATTGCCTGCGGTGGGAGTGTAGGAATGCCTCCTACTCTTGCAGCAGAAACAGTTACTATTGTTTTAGGGCCGTTTCAGCAGTCTGTCGCGATCGCCGATTTAGAAAAATTTGCCAAAACTGGAAAACTGCCAGACAATCTACAATTATTTTCATCGATACTGACGCCGCAAATTCGAGAATTGCTGACAAGACGTTTGCAAGTAGATCCGGCTTTTGCTGATAAACTCTTTGATGAATTGAACCGTAACCCAGCAGGCAAAAAATTTGTCTCATCATTAACAGCAGCAATTCCAGGCAGTAGCATTGAAAGCCTACAAGCAGCGATGAATATAGCGCTAAGGCAAGCCAATGGTTTGAGTCCATTGGGTTTCTTGCGGGCATATCCAGGGGATAATATTACCGTAGATGCTTCCCAAGTTGTGTCTTTGGCAGTGGAATTCAATCCTAATTACTGGCAAAGTCAAGTGTTCGGAGCCTTATTAGCACGGGAATCATCTATTGCAAATAGTAATCTTTTTCAAAAAAAATTAGATCCCGCAGTGATCGGTAAAGAAACAGTTCAGCAACAAACATTTATTTTGCAGGATCGACAGCGAAATCGTAGCATACCTGTGGATATTTATTGGGGTAGCAGTAAGGCGCAAGATCCACTAGTTGTCATATCTCCCGGATTTGGAGCAAGCCGCAGATTTTTTAGTTATTTAGCACGTCATCTTGCTTCTCACGGTTTGACTGTTGCCGCCCTTGAACATCCAGATAGCAACGTTGCTGCTGTAGCAAGAGCTAACAATAAAGCGAGTTTAGCAAAATTATTACCAGCCTCTGAATTTGTAAATCGACCAAAAGATATTAGTTTTTTGCTCAATGAACTGGCGATATTAAACAATCAAACAGGCTCCCTGCAAGGAAAATTAAATACAGAAAAAGTAACAGTGATTGGGCATTCTTTGGGGGGTTATACTGCCTTAGCTTTGGTGGGAGGAGAGATTGACTTGCCACAGTTACGGCAATTCTGCCAAAATTCTTTAACTATCGGTGAAGCTCCTGGTGACTGGTTGCAATGTGCAGCAGCTTCTTTGCCAGGGAAAAAACTACAACTCAAAGATGAAAGAGTAAATAGTGCGATCGCACTTAATCCTCTGGTTGGCAATCTGTTTGGAAAAAACGGGTTAACTCAAGTTAATAAGCCAGTCTTAATTTTAACTGGAACCGAAGATGCCCTTACCCCAGCCTTGAAACATCAAATAGCACCTTTTAGCAAATTGCAGGGTGAAAAGTATTTATTAAGTGCAATTGGTGGTACTCATTTGAGTATTAGCGATCCAAAATATTTGGGAATTAATGCTAATACCATCGTCAAAGAACGACGGGGTGAAGAAACTAAAGCTTTACGCCAGCTATTGCAGGGTGTGAGTTTAGCATTTGTCAAACAACTGACACCAGAAGCAAAAACTTACCAACAGTTTCTTACATCGGCTTATGCTCAATCTCTATCTACATCTCAACTGCCGTTAAGTCTTGTCTCTGAGTTACCAGCTAATCTCAAATCTTGGTTAAAGTTAGTGGAGAGTAATTAA